The nucleotide window GATAAGCACTGCCTAGCTCTTGTCAATTTATTAGGAATTTTAAAATAGTGATATTCTAACACTTATCTCCATATATTAACTACAATAATTCTATAAATTCTTCCCCTCAATTATTTGATTATCCTGGGATAAGGCAGGAtaaattcttctttctcttcagaTTTCCAGTTTTCAGAATAATTCCTCAACATCTTTCCAAAGGTAACTgagttggtttgttttgtttttgccctcTTTTATCATTTTGAATGCATAGGTTACATATTCAATgcacttcatttcatttcagtttttaatgAACATCAAAGTACTCCACATATATCACTAGTTGTTTAGAATCCCTCATTGGATCTTGAGCTTCTGAGAAAACATCTTCACGTTTCTGAAAGCTCTCTTGCTTTGGCAATACTTAGGTATTAATTTTTCCGATGTGATATTTTTGTTGGAAGGAGAAAGTGCCTAATGTGCACGTATGAATGAATGATCTCTCTCAAAATAAGCTGGGGCAAGCAGGCTGCAGTATAGATAAAACAGGTCTGGCCACCCACTGCTAACTTCTGCAATTAGTGTAAGCACGGTTTACTACTGTTCCTTGTATCATTCTCTCGTACACATTTGAAAACTTCCATAATGAAGCTTATCATTTCATTTTAGTAGTAAAACTGTAAAAAGTCACCAACTACTAcagaaaaacagaagacaaaCATACCTTAAGTCTAGCTCACACCCAGTCAGATAGTTTCACAAAATTatatgcaagagaaaaaaaaaaaaaaaaaaacaacttatctATTTTATCTCACTTTACATTCAAGAAAAagctgtatatctgaagttaagAGATAGTCTGAAAAGTGTGGTTCTTAAAGTATTCTTTATTAAGATTATTAAAAGTTGTAGAAACAACTTTATATTATAAAGGCACAGGGAGACAGTTctgataaaatattcaaattaaacaGTAACTTACAGTACAAAAGACAATTTTAATGCACATACAAACCCCAAATGTctgattcaaaaatattttactgtgtCTATTAATGGGcaatgattaaaaatataaattgctaCTGTATAATAAATATCTGATAGTGAACATCTTGATAGCAAAGTgaacaaaatatttattgcttttcatatatatatttttccctgtAATTTAAAATTCCTAATTCTTTTATTATCTTCTCAACTCTTCCAAAGATAAAAGAAATTCCACATAATCTCACAGGGGAAATGGTAGTTATCAAAAACTACCTCAAGAAGCAATCACTGCTGGCAGTGTTTTCTCACTTCCTGTTCTGCAATCACAGTCGCCCTTCCAAAAAGTAAGATAAATGTTTGCTAAACAGTAAGACAACTGCTCTAATGACTGGCATTCTAAGGTTTGTAATGAATACTTATACAAATATAAAAGGTGCTCCATTttgaaatgtgtattttattCGAAGTTTTGAGCAAGAGGCGAATGTCTGACAAGTAACTTTACCTACTCTCCTCCAAAGTTTTCCAAAGCTGTAAAAAGTCAGCTTAGTAAAATTTCCAGCACTTGAATATTTCTTTGAGGGCTAGTTGGCATATGTAATGTACTAATGTATTAAAATTAACATAATGCAATGTATTTTATAAGGAAGAGATCTTACCCTTCTTCCAGTTTTTAAACTGGGATTAACTTTATTGATTTCCTCCTGCTCTTTCTTTAGCAACAGTTATAGATAGTACAGGTAGAACATCCATCACAACAGTAAAAGAACATGAAAGCAACATCCTAATGAATGCTATTTCAACTTAAGAAATATCCACATTAAAGTCTTTGATAATCATTGTAAAGTTACTTAACCATATGTCATGTTCAGACAGTGTGTAGCAGCTAGTAATGTACCTGGCACAGAgttgatgctcaataaatagttgctgaatgaaggaaaaagaaaaacttggcTTTGGTTGTGCATACTTTAATCACGTTCTGATTAGAATAAGATCAGTCTAGAACTAAATACTGCACACTACATCAAACTTTGCTGTAAACAAAAGTTACGatttcaaacagaaaaatatcACCTACGTTAGCTTTAGccaatttatatatacatatattttaactttaaaaaacacCCGAGAGAAATTTCacacatttgttaatttttatccACATACTTAAATTTGATGTTGTTGATGGTTAACAATTAGGTAATGGAGACCAAGTTGGACAGACTGGCTAATAAACCTGTCTGCTTTATAGTTAGAATTATTAGTccatcaataaattaaaaagttatgATGCCAGATTAAACTCAAACAATGACTACCACGCTGATTTTTGCAAAACTACCACACTGAAGTTACAGAAATGTAACTGAAGTTACATATGTTTGGAAGTAGTAGCACAATTTTTCAACATTAAAGAATAACCAGGAAGATATGAATTTAATAATGACAGACTCAAAATATTGGAAGTAGGACAGTAAGAATAAGTAGGTGACCAATTTTAAAATCTAGGACTAGGTCTAATATTTCTTTGGCATATGCTTACTATCCTGGACAagttagcatttaaaaaatactgtgtgttttttttttttcctctcaattaAATTAACATTAAGGTATAGATTGCTAGTATACTCTTAAAGCATTTTAAGGGACAAAAATGACATTTTGCAACATATGCCAAAGTTCATATTTAGTGTACAGTTATAATTTATTGGCAGAGGGATGTAACTGTTAAATAACCTTAAATGATCTCATGCAATGGTGAAGCCACAGAAAGTGGGAAGAAATATAAGTATTTACacaataaaatattcagttttctGAAAACTGAATTCTGTTTTTTCGGAAAAACACAGTAAACCTAGGAATCCTAACGGTAAATATGTACCGCATAGCACTGAATGAAAACTAGCCCAACTGTAAATGAACACCTATAGTAACCTGAATgtgtaaaatttaataaaaaacataaaaatggaagagaaaaaaaaaaaaaacccctacaCATCAGAAGGAAAAAGTAGCCTATAAAACAGGCCATAATCTAACTTGATAttcaaagtaaataaaagagATTCACAAAATCATGACAGTAATGCAAACTAAGTCAAGTACCAAGTACCCTTTGATACACAAGCCAATGTAACTATCAGACTCATTTCCAATAGCTTAACAATACTCATTAATCCAGTCAGGCATTCAGGGGCTGAAGCGCTCAACGAGAGCTCAAGCCTCCAAAGTTTAAGAACAAACCCATCTGCAGAAGCAGCGTGTGATTTCTGAAATCATGTCTTATTTTGGTGGATGTTAACGTAAGATCTGTCAGTGCAAGTTTATCAGCCATTTGGAAGTATTACTTCCAAATTTCATTTTTCCGGATAGGTTTTGGTAGTTTTCGTTTTTAGCCAGTGCTAtgtaaatgaagaaaaggaaagacaagtTCACCGTAGACTACCTCACATTGTTACTTAATTGTGCTAGATATTCACGCAGTTCTTTCGCAGCCTGGAATCTGCCGTAGCGCTTCTTTGGGTTGGCGCACTCATCCAGCAAGGCCTCGAGGCGGCCGTCTTTGGCAATTTCACTTGGTGGATCATGGAGGAGTCCTCCAGAAGTGCCACGCCACGTAGCGTGTCTGGATAAGAGGTTCTGACAAACAGCATAATAATTGTGGTCCACAGTGGCACGAGCACAaagaatttcttttgaaaatgataAGCAAGCCTCCTTATCACAGTCATCAAATTTGCTTTCATACCATACATCCCAATTTTCAGGCTTATCTGTGAAAatggaaagaaggagaaagagaaaaatacattttagaaggcttttcattgtttcccaaaaTGTAACATTTGACTAATGAACACAGTAATGTTGGTTCTTAAAACTATATTacattaaacatttaaatatattaatttctacACAGACATTTATAAGGAGTCCACCAAGGCAGGGGAGAAGGATCAGACAAGGGTCTCTCCATACTAAAGGCCAAAGGGTTCAGCTTAGAGTGAAACTCTCCATGATACAGAGAAAGTGCCACATGCAAGTCTGACATAGTGCTGCATGAGTACAGAGCAAGCAGTACCAGTGCCTGAGACTGCAGAAAGCCGCACAGGGAACAACTGATTGAGGCTTTGAAAGATAAACAAGTCTGAAAAGAGGGAAAACAGCATGCTAGGCCCAGGGTACAGTATGTACCAAGGCATGGATCTAAGGGGTTGGCACAGCTGGTACATTAAGGAAATAACAAATTCACTGTCGCTAGAGCACGAGACAGGTGACTGGGGAGGAGGCACAGGCAATGCTAGAGAAGAAGGCTGCACCTCCTGTGGTCATGACCACGATCTAATAGAAATGTAACTCGGGGCTGAAGACTGGAGGTGCTAGGATGATGACAACAAGAAAGAAGGTCCAGGAAAAAAAGTCAGACTGTAGAAATACTTGATACAAAAATTAACAGTAAAGTCTAAGGTTCTAACTGGATGACAAAGTAGACACTGTTAatacaatattaatattttatacatacagAATAATATAAAGTAGCTGTGAGGTGTTCAGTAGAAAGATTCATTCAAGAAACTTAAAAGGCCACTATAGCGGAAGCATTAAGGGCACTGGAGTTATGTTAAAAATGAAGCAGAACAAGGCCAAGTCACATAGATTATTCTCTGGTAAAGTGTATGAATTTTAGTAGACAAACCACTGGAAGTCATTACAAGCATTAAGGAAGGGAGTGCTAAGATCAGATTTATGTTTTGAAAAAGAAACTACCTGAGTAGGAGGAAACCAAAGgaggaaataatttcagaaagctGTTACTAATCGGTCACTTCACAAATTTGCCAATTGGGTGACTGCAAATAGTAACATGATTTTCTAAGTCAGGTTTAATGGGCTGAGAAATGAATGGACACTGAGGAAGTAGAGAAAGGCAgtaagcaacttttaaaaatagagggAAAGCAGGAGAGAATCTTATGCATACTTGTTTATGGGAAAGTaagaaaaattagattttaaGGAGGAGGGTGGGAAATGAAGAAACTAACTGATGCAACAAGTTCTCAACGAAGGATctattttctctggaaaaaaatgtgtattgcTTTTACTAGTTTAGATGATAAAGGGAAGGACATTAAGGGAGTTGCCACAACAAAACCACAATCTCCCTGTAAAGGTCATTTACTAGAAAGAGTTAAGAAAAGagggtgaataaataaatgcagccTTTTGCAAAGTTTCTATTTAGCCAGCTCTACCATGAGACATTTGAAAAGAATTAGCCAGAGCTAGAAAAGCACTGGAGCAATGCTCACTGTATGAAATTCAAAAATACAGAAACTATATTGTATTCATCCAAGGTCAGGAATTAGTTGGTACAAAATTGTAACATGTATTCCAGGAATGCCcacggttaaaaaaaaaaatttacaaaaaaaatacttttacaaATACTGGAATAATAATGTTGTAGAGTTTAGGcaagttgcacaactctgtgaatatatacattaaaaaaaaaaaaaactgaacacttGAAAAAAAAGCACAGTTTAAGCTGCTGTAACTTCCACAAATGTATAAAGGGGTTAAGTGGGGAATGATGTACTCAGAGCAGGGCATCCACTCCCTGTGAAAGGGTCTGCATGGCAGATAAGAAAGAATCAGAAAGTAGTTTTCTGAGTATGGAATCGGAACAAGGCATTGAGAAAAATCAAGTATTTAACAAGATAAGCTGAGATAATGTAAAATGTGTCAACCTAATACATTGCTGTTACACTCACTGCATTCCACAGGTGCCACAAGCTTTTGGTCTCTTCATCAACAGACCCACATGACAGGAGGGGGTTAAAAATACAAGGCTTTTACCGTGGAACAACAACCCTTCGGTTTCTTTTACTAAGTACATTAGTTATAGAACCACAGGCTTTGTCCTTGAAACTAAAATTCCTATGacactttattttgaaaacactTTAGACATTCTGCCCACCTATCCAGTGAAGagttcataaataaatgaaagcaaagttTAATGTCAAACCAAAGTTAGAGATCTGCAGTGCTAGGAATCATCTACatgattcaaaaggaaaaaaagagtcacTGGAGGGACCtcacagaaaaaatgaaacacagaatATTACTGTAAGAGAATCCACAGAAAAACAGACTCTACAAAAGCAGTATAGTCTCTCTGGTAGCCTTTAACTAAATAAAAACTTAATACTGCATTAGAGTCCTAAACCACAGCACACAGCAGACAGTATGGAAgagatgtgtacacacacaccccacacacagtaTATCTGGGTCCATTTGAACCTGAAGTATATTTTACTATATATGGACAAAATGTGACTAAGAGTACAACTCTAATAAATCAGTATTTGTTTACCGgtcaaataaaacaaagaaagatgCAAGGCTGCTTTTTAAGgaggaagttttaaaaatctgcatcatataaatgtaaacatttgACATAGGAAAAAAAACCTACAAGTTATATACTTACTTTGTCTGATTAACCTTTTGTCAGCAACCAAAACGTTTTCAGCGTCCACAATGATTACCTTCCCATCTCTAGGACCAACTGCAAAATTGTCAAAGCTG belongs to Bubalus kerabau isolate K-KA32 ecotype Philippines breed swamp buffalo chromosome 2, PCC_UOA_SB_1v2, whole genome shotgun sequence and includes:
- the DIPK2A gene encoding divergent protein kinase domain 2A isoform X2; this translates as MQLLLTLAFNPEPLVLQSFPSDEGWPFAKYLGACGRMVAVNYVGEELWSYFNAPWEKRVDLAWQLMEIAEQLTNNDFEFALYLLDVSFDNFAVGPRDGKVIIVDAENVLVADKRLIRQNKPENWDVWYESKFDDCDKEACLSFSKEILCARATVDHNYYAVCQNLLSRHATWRGTSGGLLHDPPSEIAKDGRLEALLDECANPKKRYGRFQAAKELREYLAQLSNNVR
- the DIPK2A gene encoding divergent protein kinase domain 2A isoform X3 — its product is MSFPSDEGWPFAKYLGACGRMVAVNYVGEELWSYFNAPWEKRVDLAWQLMEIAEQLTNNDFEFALYLLDVSFDNFAVGPRDGKVIIVDAENVLVADKRLIRQNKPENWDVWYESKFDDCDKEACLSFSKEILCARATVDHNYYAVCQNLLSRHATWRGTSGGLLHDPPSEIAKDGRLEALLDECANPKKRYGRFQAAKELREYLAQLSNNVR
- the DIPK2A gene encoding divergent protein kinase domain 2A isoform X4 translates to MVAVNYVGEELWSYFNAPWEKRVDLAWQLMEIAEQLTNNDFEFALYLLDVSFDNFAVGPRDGKVIIVDAENVLVADKRLIRQNKPENWDVWYESKFDDCDKEACLSFSKEILCARATVDHNYYAVCQNLLSRHATWRGTSGGLLHDPPSEIAKDGRLEALLDECANPKKRYGRFQAAKELREYLAQLSNNVR